In the genome of Synechococcus sp. CB0101, the window AGCTGCGCGGTCAGCCGGTGCTCGAGCAATGGGACGGCAAAGCCTCCAAGGCCGCCAGCACCAACAAACCCGCACCGTTGCGCGTCCAAACGGCCCTGGTGGATTGGCGGCCGGAGCAGGGCGATCTCAAGGCGCCGCAACAGGTGCAGGGTTTACGCCGCGACAAGGATGGCCAGCTAAACCTCACCGCGACATCCCTCAAAGGCAATTTGCGCGAGGGCTATGTGGATCTGATGGCACCGGTGCACGTGCGCGATCCCAAGCGCAAGGGCTGGCTCAATGCCCAGCAAACCCGGTGGTTGATCAACGATCAGCTGCTCAGCAGCGATCAGCCCTTCCAGGGGGCCTTCAACAAACTCCAGGGCCAAGGCGAGCGCTTCAAGGTGAACCTCGCCAGCAGCACCGTGTTCATCCCTGAGGGCTGCAACCTGCAGCAGCCGGGTGAGCAGCTCACCGCCCGGCGTTGTCAGTGGAATTGGCCCAGCGGCCGGTTCCAGGCCGAGGGAGATGTGGAGCTGCGCCGTGCCGCCTACCAACAGGTCACCCGCTCGGCTCAGTTGCGGGGAACAATCGGCAAAGACGGCACCGCTGTGTTCAGCTCACCTGGGGCGAAGGTGAACTCCCAGTTCACCCTGCCGCCTCAGCAGAAGAGCGGGAAGCAGAAGAGTCGCTCCACTCCTGCAGTGCAGTTCTGAGCTTGAGGCTCCAGCCCTCCACCCAGGCCTCATCGCTGCGGCTGAAGCACCGCGGCGACCAACCCGCCAGCAGCAGAACCCCCGCGTCTCCGATCGGTTGCACGATCAGGGCAGGGATGCCCTCCGGCAGCGCCTGGAATTCATCGCGGCCGGGGTAGAGCTTGAGGTTCACCAGACCAATCGCCTTGCCTGTGCTCCAAGCCCGCTCGGTGATCACACCTGGTTTGAAACCGCCGGGGCCGAGCACGCCCCGTTGCAGCAAGGTGCGCCCCTGCCAATAGAGCAGCACCGTGGAGCCTGGGGTGGCGGTGAGCAACATCTGGCTGCCCCAGCCCAGCTCCTGGCGCAACGGCTCTGGCAGGTCATCGGCCAGGCGCAGGCCCTGTTCCCCCTGCAGATCCACCCGCTCCGGTGCCACGGGAACGGCGCGGGTCCAGAGAATCGACACCAACATCAAGCCCACCGCCAGAAAACTGGCGAGCACCCCGGCCCGCTCCAGAGCTGGTGTGAGGGCAGGAGCCGTGAGCTGATTGGCCACACATAAGCCGAGGCCGGCCACACCGGCACTGAGGCAGAGGCGAGCGGCGAGGCCCATCGCAGCAACGCTGGCAACCAACGCCCCGACCTTCTCACAGCTGATGACAGCGCCGCTGGCAGTGCGCAGAGATCGCGCTGCAATGCAGAAGGCGCCTGTTCTGCACCTTTGGCCATGGCTCAGCCCACCCACTCCACGATCAGCACCGCCCCTGAGGCCTTTGCTGCCGTGGCCTTAGCCGCCGTGGCCTGTGATGGCGAGCTCGCCAGTCTCGAGGCCCGCAGCCTGCGGCAACAACTTGAATTTCGCCATCCCTACCGCGACTGGAGCGACGCGGCGATGGGCGATTTGCTCGATCGCCTCCTGCAGCTCTTGCGTGAGGACGGCTGGCCGGAACTGGTGCGCCAGGCAGCGCCTTTGTTAGAAGGCCCGGCCGCTGAAACAGCACTGGCCGTGGCGGCGGCGCTCACCCAAGCTGATCACGTGGAATCCAGCGAGGAGCACAGCTTTCTGGCGAGCCTGAGCCAGGCCTTGGCCCTCGATCCAGCCCGAGCCGCCCAGATTGTGGAGGTGGTGGCGGTACTGAACCGCGACAGCCTGGCGAGCTGACGGCAGACTGTGTCGATCCATCCGACTGCATCCGTGGGGCCCCTGATTCGCGCGCGTCTGTCGGCAGCACTGTTGAGTGCTGCGTTGCTGTTTGCCGCTCTGGCTTGGCCTAGCTCCGCTTGGGCCACCGGCCTGGCCGACTTTCCGGCCCAGCCACCAGCCAGTCACGTGCTCGATCAGGCCGATCTGCTCAGCCGTTCCGCTGATTCCGAGCTGGATCGTCGCCTGCAGGAGTTCGGCGGAGATCGGATCGACGCACGCCTGGTGACGTTGCGCCGCCTCGACTACGGCCTCAGCCTCGATGCCTTGGGTGAGCAGTTGCTGCAGACCTGGGGAGCTGATGAACCGAACCGCTCGCTGCTGCTGTTGCTGATCGAGTCGCAGAACAACAGCGCGGCTGTGGTGGCCTCTGCGGATCTGGAAGGGCAGCTGCCCAGCGATCTGCTGTCCAGCACAGCCATCAGCACCATGGGACTGCCGCTCCGGGAAGGGGCGCGCTACCGGCAGGCCAGCCTCGATGCCCTTGATCGTCTGGGCGTGGTGCTCAACGGTGGTGAGGATCCGGGCCCTCCGCAGCTGGCGGAGCGGATGCCGATTGAAACCAACATCCCCACCCGCGAGGAAACGCAATCGAGCAATGCCTTCCTGTGGGTTGTCGTGTTGCTGGTGGTCGGCACACTGGTGCCGATGATCACCTGGTGGGTCTTCTCCCGCTGAACCAGCCATGGGGTTGACCGACTGGATGGGCGCGTTTGATCGCGCCAGCAACAGCGACCTGAGCCTGAATCTGGAGCGCGCCTACGAGGCCGCTCTGCTGATTCAGAGCCTTGAGCTGGAGTACTACAACGACCGCCCCGTGCGGCCGGAGCTCCAGCTGAGCATTCCCAAGCAAGCCCAGGCGCAGATGCTGCGCCGCTTCCGGGCCGCGCTGGAGGTCTGCCAAGACACGCTCCCCGCTCTGGTGAACCATCGCGGCGAGCTCGACAGCCAGGAGCTGCGCCAACTGCAGCTCATCCAAGCTGTGACCTCGCGCTATCAGCGCCGCAGCGGCTCGCCCAGCCTGTCGCGCTCGCCGGAGCTGCTGCCCCGCAGCCTGCTGGGCGTGTTCGATGGCGTGCGCCGCCAGCTCGATCCTGAAGCCGAAACAGCCCTGCTCGAGGGCTTTCGGCGGCGGCGTAGTTCCACGCTCGTGTCGCTGCGGATCTTTTTGCTGATGATCCTGGTGCCGCTGATCGTGCAACAAACCAGCCGCACCCTGGTGATCTCACCGCTGCTCGATCGCTTCGCCCCGGAGATCCCCTTCCTCAACTACACGAAACCGCACCTGCAAGAAAAGGCGGTGAACAAGCTGCGGATCTACCAGCAGGAATTGGAGTTTGAGGCACTGCTGGAGGGCAAAACACCACCAACGCCGCAAGAGATCCAATCGGCGCTGATGGCCCGCGCCAACCAGCTCAAGGACGACGCCGACCAGGAAAGCCTGGAAGCCACCAAAAACGTGCTGGCCGACCTCGCCGCCCTCGTTGGCTTCACCCTGGTTTGTGTGCTTGGTCGCCGCGATCTGCAGGTGCTGCGGGGTTTCCTCGATGAAGCCGTCTATGGCCTGAGCGATAGCGCCAAGGCCTTCGCGATCATCCTCTTCACCGACATCTTCGTGGGCTTCCACAGCCCCGAAGGCTGGACTGTGTTGCTCGACGGCATCGCCAACCACCTGGGGCTACCGGCTGAGGAAAATTTCATCCTCTTGTTCATCGCCACCTTCCCGGTGGTGCTGGCCACGATTTTCAAGTACTGGATCTTCCGTTACCTCAACCGCGTGTCTCCCTCTGCGGTGGCGACCCTGCGGGGTATGGATGGTGGTTGAGCCGCTGCCTGAGCGTGGCTTGATCCTGATCAGTGGGCCCAGCCGTGGGGGCAAAAGCGGCTGGGCTGAACATCTGGCAACAGGCTGGCCGGCCGCGGTGCATTACCTGGCGACAGGGCCCGCGGCAGGCAGTGATCCCAATTGGTCGCAGCGGGTGGAAGCCCATCAACTTCGCCGGCCCAGCCAGTGGCGCTGCACAGAGGTGGGTGGGGCCTTGGCGGAGCATCTGCTGTCGCGCGACGCCTCGGCAGCAGATGCCGAGACGCCGCCGCTTCTGTTGATCGACTCCCTCGGCACCTGGCTCGCTTGGCATCTCGACGACACAGCGGCCCAGTGGCAGAGCCGTTGTGAACAGTTGCTCGAGGCGCTGGAGCAGCAACCCGGGCCCGTGTTGTTGGTGGTGGAAGAAACCGGCTGGGGTGTGGTGCCATCCACCGCCATCGGCGGGCTGTTCCGTGATCGACTGGGCGCTCTGCAGCAAACCCTGATGCAGCACTGCCACACCGCTTGGTTGGTGGTGGGGGGGCGAGCCCTCAATCTGATGACCCTGGGCCACCCCGTGCCACCGAGCGTCTGATGCCCCGTCTGGTGCTGTTTCAACCGGAGATTCCGCCCAACACTGGCAACGTGGCGCGCACCTGTGCGGCCACCTGCACGGAACTGCATTTGATCGAACCGCTTGGATTTGAGATCAGCGATCGAACCTTGAAGCGCGCAGGCTTGGACTACTGGCCCTGGGTGAACCTGCACCGCCATGCGGATTGGGCTGCTTTTCGGCTGGAGCAGCAGCGCCGCGGCGGCCGTCTGCTCGCCTTGAGCCGCCACGGCAGCCAGCCTTACACCGAGTTGACCTATCAACCCGACGACTGGCTCTTGTTTGGCCGCGAGACCAGTGGCCTGCCCTTGGAGGTGGTGGCAGACGCGGATGCCTGCCTAGCGATTCCGATGCCGGGGTCGGTGGATCACGGCGGTGGCGTGCGCAGCCTCAACTTGGCGACCGCCGCCGGCGTGGTGCTGTTCGAAGCGCTACGGCAGCTGCAGTGCGCGAGCGACTCTTGAGACCCAATCAGGCAGATCGCCTGCTAGCACAGGTTTTTTTTCGTTTGGTCAACCAAAAGAGTGACCACGACGACTTGTGCAGGTGTGTTCAAGCCGCTACTCTCGGCGCGGTTCACGGATGTTGGCTTCTCCGTTGAGCTTTGACCTCTGGCCAAAACTGCATGAAGCCTTATCAATTCTTATTCACCACACTGGCGAGTACGAGCGCGATCGGCGCCGTCGGAACCATTGTCGGCCCCTCGATCGCAGATTCGCGTCCTCAATATTCCGCCCCCCTCTCAGCACCACCCTCCGCTGAGCATCTCCTCGCCGCACTGCCCACCACCGATCGCCTTTGGGTGAAGGTGCGCAGCCCCATCAGCATTGAAGAGCTGGCCGAGAAACTCACTCAAGACGAGAGCAAGCTCGCCAAGCTCAACGACGTCGACGAAGACCATTCCTTCGGCCGTGGCGATTGGCTCGTCCTTCCCAGCCAAAGCAGCAAGCAGGCCAAGCAGCTCGCAGCGATTGACACCAGTGAGCTGCGCCGCACCCCTCCTCTCGCCGCCCCCCCCGAACCCCAGGAACCAGCAAGGGTGAAACTCGGCGACAGCCTCGCCAAAATCGCCAACCGCTACAACCTCAGCATCAGTGAGGTGTTGCGTCTGAATCCTGGTCTTCAGGCCGCCCGACTCGTGGCTGGCACGCCGATCCGCGTGGCTCATTCCACGCCAGGCCGAAGCCGCATGATCCTTGGTCTCAAGCCCACGGCCTCTGGTGGCCTGAGCTGGCCCGATCAGCCTGATTTCGGCTTTGGCGGCAACCCGGCCGCTGAATTCGGTGACACGGCCTGGATCTGGCCGACCAAGGGCATCTTCACCTCCGGCTACGGATGGCGTTGGGGCCGGATGCATAAAGGCATCGATGTTGCCAACAACGTGGGAACGCCGATCGTGGCGGCCCGCTCAGGGGAGGTTGTG includes:
- the lptC gene encoding LPS export ABC transporter periplasmic protein LptC; this encodes MKRLAGVGIALLIGGCVSSKPKAPPPAEPFVFKALDLEQQDSKGRPAWELRSPEARYDITRQVAQTRQPRGVIYKRGKPNITVSARSGTVLGDGQAIQLEGDVLIALLGDNPVRITGQQARWIPSRELMLIDRQPVALDRHSRISAQLATYYLDRDLIELRGQPVLEQWDGKASKAASTNKPAPLRVQTALVDWRPEQGDLKAPQQVQGLRRDKDGQLNLTATSLKGNLREGYVDLMAPVHVRDPKRKGWLNAQQTRWLINDQLLSSDQPFQGAFNKLQGQGERFKVNLASSTVFIPEGCNLQQPGEQLTARRCQWNWPSGRFQAEGDVELRRAAYQQVTRSAQLRGTIGKDGTAVFSSPGAKVNSQFTLPPQQKSGKQKSRSTPAVQF
- a CDS encoding cofactor assembly of complex C subunit B, with amino-acid sequence MGLAARLCLSAGVAGLGLCVANQLTAPALTPALERAGVLASFLAVGLMLVSILWTRAVPVAPERVDLQGEQGLRLADDLPEPLRQELGWGSQMLLTATPGSTVLLYWQGRTLLQRGVLGPGGFKPGVITERAWSTGKAIGLVNLKLYPGRDEFQALPEGIPALIVQPIGDAGVLLLAGWSPRCFSRSDEAWVEGWSLKLRTALQEWSDSSASRSSAEAAG
- the psb32 gene encoding photosystem II repair protein Psb32 — translated: MSIHPTASVGPLIRARLSAALLSAALLFAALAWPSSAWATGLADFPAQPPASHVLDQADLLSRSADSELDRRLQEFGGDRIDARLVTLRRLDYGLSLDALGEQLLQTWGADEPNRSLLLLLIESQNNSAAVVASADLEGQLPSDLLSSTAISTMGLPLREGARYRQASLDALDRLGVVLNGGEDPGPPQLAERMPIETNIPTREETQSSNAFLWVVVLLVVGTLVPMITWWVFSR
- the pxcA gene encoding proton extrusion protein PcxA, which produces MGLTDWMGAFDRASNSDLSLNLERAYEAALLIQSLELEYYNDRPVRPELQLSIPKQAQAQMLRRFRAALEVCQDTLPALVNHRGELDSQELRQLQLIQAVTSRYQRRSGSPSLSRSPELLPRSLLGVFDGVRRQLDPEAETALLEGFRRRRSSTLVSLRIFLLMILVPLIVQQTSRTLVISPLLDRFAPEIPFLNYTKPHLQEKAVNKLRIYQQELEFEALLEGKTPPTPQEIQSALMARANQLKDDADQESLEATKNVLADLAALVGFTLVCVLGRRDLQVLRGFLDEAVYGLSDSAKAFAIILFTDIFVGFHSPEGWTVLLDGIANHLGLPAEENFILLFIATFPVVLATIFKYWIFRYLNRVSPSAVATLRGMDGG
- a CDS encoding bifunctional adenosylcobinamide kinase/adenosylcobinamide-phosphate guanylyltransferase gives rise to the protein MVVEPLPERGLILISGPSRGGKSGWAEHLATGWPAAVHYLATGPAAGSDPNWSQRVEAHQLRRPSQWRCTEVGGALAEHLLSRDASAADAETPPLLLIDSLGTWLAWHLDDTAAQWQSRCEQLLEALEQQPGPVLLVVEETGWGVVPSTAIGGLFRDRLGALQQTLMQHCHTAWLVVGGRALNLMTLGHPVPPSV
- a CDS encoding tRNA (cytidine(34)-2'-O)-methyltransferase, whose protein sequence is MPRLVLFQPEIPPNTGNVARTCAATCTELHLIEPLGFEISDRTLKRAGLDYWPWVNLHRHADWAAFRLEQQRRGGRLLALSRHGSQPYTELTYQPDDWLLFGRETSGLPLEVVADADACLAIPMPGSVDHGGGVRSLNLATAAGVVLFEALRQLQCASDS
- a CDS encoding peptidoglycan DD-metalloendopeptidase family protein produces the protein MKPYQFLFTTLASTSAIGAVGTIVGPSIADSRPQYSAPLSAPPSAEHLLAALPTTDRLWVKVRSPISIEELAEKLTQDESKLAKLNDVDEDHSFGRGDWLVLPSQSSKQAKQLAAIDTSELRRTPPLAAPPEPQEPARVKLGDSLAKIANRYNLSISEVLRLNPGLQAARLVAGTPIRVAHSTPGRSRMILGLKPTASGGLSWPDQPDFGFGGNPAAEFGDTAWIWPTKGIFTSGYGWRWGRMHKGIDVANNVGTPIVAARSGEVVVAGWDDGGYGYLVELRHADGSRSRYAHNSRILVRVGQVVSQGTVISQMGSTGRSTGPHLHFEILPAGRGAVNPLQFLPARA